In Candidatus Bathyarchaeum sp., the DNA window ATGCTGTTTTTCTCCATTACTTGCAACGTAGTAGTTCTTGCAAACAAAACTCATCTGTTTTACGTGGATGCCTAATTCTTCCAGCATTTCCCGTTTCAAAGCATCTTCCAAATCTTCGTCAGCTTCTACATGACCAGCAGGCAAACAAATAATTCCAGGATCAACTTTCTTGTCCATTCTGCGGCGTTCAACCAAGAACTTGTTTTGTTTAACGATTATTCCAACCACAACGTTTACAGGTTCCAAAGTATCGTCTCCGCCCTTTGTAGAAGAATACTGAAGTATAAACAA includes these proteins:
- a CDS encoding NUDIX domain-containing protein: LFILQYSSTKGGDDTLEPVNVVVGIIVKQNKFLVERRRMDKKVDPGIICLPAGHVEADEDLEDALKREMLEELGIHVKQMSFVCKNYYVASNGEKQHAYCYKITDYDGEPQCIEAAEIFWESDLNNMTLDIDKETIRKMQQVKE